The Actinomycetota bacterium genome contains the following window.
TCACGCACCCCTCCCTTGATCGCTTTTGCCCTGGCACCCCAGAGACACACCTTGGCGAATATCAGAGAAACCCGGGAATTTGTGGTCAACATCGTCCCAGAAGAAATCCTCGATGAACTATTGATTTGTGGAAAGTCTTTCCCCAAAGGGGTGAGCGAGATCGAAG
Protein-coding sequences here:
- a CDS encoding flavin reductase family protein produces the protein MKLELGNFYKILAPRPAVLISTIDGRGRTNVAPFSFVMPVSRTPPLIAFALAPQRHTLANIRETREFVVNIVPEEILDELLICGKSFPKGVSEIE